In the Maniola hyperantus chromosome 13, iAphHyp1.2, whole genome shotgun sequence genome, AAACAACGATCGACTCTATCATGTGCGTGACAGACTTTTACTTACAAGCTGACATATTAACAACTTTGTGTAACTTGACATATCAAGTTACACAAGTTGATAAACGAACTTGTTTCCTGAAATACCGTATGCTAACAATGGCCGGTGAAACTTTGACGTGCCAACACTTTGCGCCTCGCGACAGAAGATTCATTGTTCTGACTCGTACGTGAATTTCCGTTGCTGTGACACTTACTGACTGGTTTATTTCCGTTATTAAATGTTGCCACGAGTTTGTTGTTGCACCAGAATCGTATTTCCCTTCATACCTACTACTAATCCACGCTGCAGTTTGAGGGCTGCTTCATATAGGAAGCGCTACGAATTCGCACATAGTCTCGCAGAAGTCTCGCAGTTACAAAATGACATCAGTAGCATGAGCCCTGTCGTGAAAATGTGCATGGTTTGAATAGCTACATCTCATCTTGGTATACTGATCTCCATTTCTTCGATGCGCGCGACACATCTTAATGTTGTCATTAACGTCattcatgtttttattttgtaaagatGTGTTGCACTTCTAGCAGTCCTGCGTGTCCTGTAGATCCTGTAGGTATTCAATCTccattacaaaatataaaataggcagtTCTTTACTGTATTCAGTTcataatgtaataaaaactaACGACGATAAATAGACTGGTCATAGGTGTCGTTTGACCTAAAGGTGCGTAAACGCCGcgccaatatattattattatatctattatGTAGTATTGTGCCGCGACACGCATGCATGTCACATGCACAAGAGTCCTACCTATGAATTTGTcttcgatttttaaaatacgaatgtatGAGCTTAGCTTTAgtagagttttataatatcttgtaATAAACATaactcttttaatttatttcagctGGCAGTACCGTGTTCCATTGTTTGGACATACCATACTTTCCGCTGTCCCAGTACACGCCAGATCCAAGTGATTCTACTACTGCAATACCATGTAAGAAGATTTTGTTGTCATACAAAATTACGATAAgcaggtacttacttacctttcACTGCAGTACGGTCtcgcacaaaaaaatattatacagatACCTACAGTGACTCTTTAAACGATATAGGTATAACATCTTCCAGATTACCTCGTTTCTATCTTAGGCGCAACGCACACATGCAGCGTAGAATAGAGCTGAGGTGAAGTGCCTTTTTGATTCAAAGCTTTATTTGCTTACCATAGAGGCATAGTGTCATCCTGGGCGCCCTTTAAAGAATATAGGGCAAGCAGATGGAATGAAGTAGCGCTTTTTTGATAATTATCTAATCTCgcctttatgtattattttggaCATATTGTTGAAATTGATATACAGCTACTGAAAACGAAATATGGAGGATGCACGCTGCGCCTGGGTTCACCTGGGCTAGATAGCTAGGTTGTCCACCCTGTTGCAAGCTATGTGTCTGGGTTTTTGGCTATCTAAAAACAACAAATTTCATGTGCATTTCAACTTGAAAAGTAGGGTTTTattgaaatcatcatcatcacgtgccttcttcaaaacgaagtttggaggtcatcatgcgaaaagcttctctatttaaagccgcctctttcaactttgggtaactaagccctgtccaccccctaatatcgtccaaccatttgcgcctttggcgacctggagcccttttgctctcaatccttccttccaaaactaatctcggaaatgagaattgggctcctctttgtaaatgCCCAAAGAAAGCGATCTTCCTTCGCATGATAGTGGACATGAGTTCTCTGTCTTTGTGGACCATTTCCAGTACCTTCGTGTTAGGTGTAAAGCTGTTCCAGGTTATCTTTAGCATTTTTCTGTAGATCCACATCTCAAAAGCTTGCAGGCGGTTATTTGCTTCCTTTTTGAGAACCCAAGTTTCACAACCATACAAGAGGGTGGACCAGACATAGCACTTGACAAGGCGGCATCTCAGCTCGAGTTGTAATTTGGTGCTGCAGAGGGTCTTGGACATCTTGTGAAACATAATTTTAGCTTGGCTATTTATTGAAATGGAATCTTGAATAAAGTCTCCGAAATAACCAAATTTCGGACATGACATCATATTATCACCTAATCAGCTGCAAATATGCTCTACTTTAACATCTTGCAAGGAACATATCGCATTTGCTGTTATCCTGTAATAATAAGTTATatctataatgaataaatattatactttttatttataagaatattattttcataacttTCAGATGTAGTGACACGTTCTGCTGCCCCGCTCCTGCTGGCAGTGCTAACGCAAGCGGTGGGCGCGCTGTGCTGCGTCTTGGGGCACTGTGTGAAGGGCAGAAGACTTTGTACATTTATTGCGGGAGTGCTTTTTATAATATCTGGTAAGACTTTTTTTCTATCTGATGACGATTTAGACCTTGACTGAGATGTCGCTTGGTGATAAGTTATTATAAATTTACTGCGATCTGATAAGATAGTACgtatgacgcagtctaagatggaagttaGCTAATTTGGAAGAGGTATGTCAGTTTTTGCCGAGCCATGAtagatagcctagtagttaagacgtccacctcctattcaggaggttgggggtttgatcccgggcacgcacctctaacttttcaaagttatgtggggtttaaacaattaaatatcacttgctttaacggtgaaggaaaacatcgtgaggaaagcccatgcctgagagttgtccgtaatgttctcaaaggccgTTCTGCATGGGTCAGCGTGGCGACTAAGGCCTTGAATTTTTAGGGTATTGTGTAGGTGTTATGGGAAATTGTTTACGAGCTTCAAGTTTTCATGGGGAGCAACTATCATCTGACCTCTGTATATGGTACAGAAACTAAATGTAACCAGTTCAAGATAAATGATTGGCCAGACGTTTGGTCAAAGTTTCTTAAACAGCGCCACCGACTGCTCTGTTGCCCCTGGACGACACCACTCTCAAATGTTAGGTATGCCTAATAAAAAGACAAATTTAGATTTTATCTGTTTCAGGTCTCATTATGCTGACTGGAATCGTCATGTACATATCTGTATTCAAATCCCAAGTGGGCCATAAACTTCGTTACATGACATTTTTTGATACTCCAAGAATGTCGTACAGTTACGGCTATTCATTTGGACTGTACATAAGCGGGTTCGTCGCAGCAGAGCTTGCAGGAACTTCTGCTATATTCCTCTTCCTACAATGGTACCAAAAAGACTGGATCACAGAGTTAACAGAGAAGGCCAAAGCAGATTGTCGCGCGTGGGACCGCGAGTTTGCATTCACAGACTTCAGAGAAAGAGAATCAACGTTATTAGAAAGACGTATGATGAAAAGGGACACGTATCCTCCGACTGGGTCGTCAGCTGCCACACCAAGAGAGCGAAGACGTTTTGTCTACGACGGAGACGATGTTCCTCATTGCTCAATTCATAAAAATCGGAGGATAAATTTAAGCTCAGCGTCACTTAAAGATTTGTCTTCTTCGACGTTGTATGGATTCCCGGCTGCACCACGGCCAACAGCCTGTGACAACTATTTTGAAGAATTCAAAGAAGTTCCTCAGAGTGCGAACACTTTAAGTGGACTCCGAAGTGCTTCGATATTTCAGTCTCAGGCATCCGTGGCTAGTGGTAGATTTCTAGATACTTCAGCGGTAGAACCTCCTCCCTCAAGAGAAGAAGAAATGGTAACTTTCGGTCCTGGAGCGAGAGGGGGAGATGACAAACCACCTCGACATGATCGCGCGGTCGGCACTGACCCATACCGTAGAACTACCCCCGTTTGACTGACGCAACCGAGGGTCTTACCCCCTAAAGCATATCGATAAGTGATAAAACGGTGAAAACGTTTTGCAATATTTGATATAGATAATTTGGCTGTTAGTGGCCACGAAGTAAAAGATCGAGTCAAGTGATTTTCGAATTTATGAACTTATGTGACTTGTGTGTCATGAACATTTTTAACTGTTACATTTCCTTAAATAAAATACTGCCATTTGTGTATATAGTTTATTTCTTTTACACTTATACCataatttctatttaaaaattacaattctaaataatatctgtccgttcgcgcacgcgccgcggttttgactcagtcaaaaccgcggcgcgtgcgcgaacggactcccttgaaaaaggaccccgtatgggttcgaaatagtcgggctagcgtcgactacacacgtgagtaaagctgggacagatattatttagaatggaaatcactcacggtagtttaaacgctaaaaattacaattttacaagATAGGTAAATATTAGAAACCTGGTTAGTACTCTGATCGAGAGTCTTGAGTcacttaaaatttataaaacctTATTGAAAACCTTTATCTTCaatctaaatttaaattaataaatagaaaGTAATGTCATAAGAAATTGTTATTTGGTTGTCATTTCGCGTGGCTTAGTTTGAGAGGAAACTGTTGTGATAGCTGAACGAAAACTTTTAGCTCTTCGAATCTAAGATGGGTGCTCTGGGCTcaattttgtaagtatatttactatacatctatatacatataaaaggtagagctgactaactgactgactactttattaacgcacaactcaaactactggatggattatcgggctgggcatgcagatgcagatagctatcatgacatagacatccactaaaaacagcatttttgaaaattcaatcccaaagggggtgaaataggggtttgaaatttgtgtagttcacgcagacGATGTCGCAGGGATAAgataattagcgataaggcagtaaatatatttttttaatgcttgTTATATAATTAGACTATACAATCCTAATAAACTAACTTatttggaattaaaaaaatggtttGCTGCATCAAAGCTGTCTTATATTATATCACATTTTCTTTTTAGCAAAAAAAAAGATCCTCGGACACCCATAAAAGGACCTTTACCGAGGATAAAGAATATCTTTACACTCCATTTTAGAGGATTGATTGGTGTGTTAGTGCCAATAGTTATTTTGTCGTGGCAACCTTCAAAAGGAAAGGTATAGCAACTTTGAgtatatacattattattattattgttaaaataataaactagCAGATAGCCGGCATAATATGCTGCTACGCTAAAAAACGTGCCTAGAgctacggttccgtacctcaaaaggaaaaacggaacccttataggatcactttgttgtctgtctgtcaagaaacctacacggtacttcccgttgaacaagaataatgaaatttggcaggtaggtaggacttatagcagacataaggagaaaaatctgaaaaccgtaaatttgtggttacatcacacaaaaaaatgaaattaaagtcatgaactaataattagtattttcaattttcaaagtaagataactatatcaatgtATATTTCATTGGTTTCATGGGCAAATCTAATTTATGCTTATAAATACGTAAGTCTTATATAagaggaaaggtgactgactgactgatttatcaaggCATAGCTCAAACAGATTAGgctaaaatttagcatgcaaatagctattacgacgtaaacattcgctaagagaggatttttgaaaattcaaccctcaaGGCGGTAAaacaggtgtttgaaatttgtgtagagaAAGTTGCGGGCATAGGCTAGTAAATctataaacattaaaataaatgtatttacTTACAGAATGACATTACTGTGATGTGCCTTTGGTTCTGGATGGCTTGGTTCTTTTTGCTGCAACCAGTGAATGTTCCCGTGGTTGGATTAATTCCATTATTCCTGCTTCCTATGGCAGGAGTCATGGGTACCGTGGACACATGCATATGTTACTTTGACGTaagtgaaataaatttattattagttaacAGGAGTTTATTTGCGCTCCACACAAACGTAAAGTTCGTGGACAGGTCaacatgacaatcggggtatgaggtgagtcgTGGAGAGgcttccccaccccgattgctatataATGTTATGCTCATTTtgatattaaccaatcaaacgcAATGTGTAATtacgttctaggaactaatatcCTGTATCTttagttt is a window encoding:
- the stg1 gene encoding uncharacterized protein stg1 isoform X1, which gives rise to MFNHTTTALKDTSGATGYRDSRLTKLKRREGMWGGGAQCVHASLPRGARAQPAPTLSGAIASRRPPRPTPPSPTLVAQIDSSVACLWLLTPLSAGTAVVAVLIAVTTNNWLHTQENMLNPAFNGSGKHELVAKHTVSGLWRICHTEPGSTVFHCLDIPYFPLSQYTPDPSDSTTAIPYVVTRSAAPLLLAVLTQAVGALCCVLGHCVKGRRLCTFIAGVLFIISGLIMLTGIVMYISVFKSQVGHKLRYMTFFDTPRMSYSYGYSFGLYISGFVAAELAGTSAIFLFLQWYQKDWITELTEKAKADCRAWDREFAFTDFRERESTLLERRMMKRDTYPPTGSSAATPRERRRFVYDGDDVPHCSIHKNRRINLSSASLKDLSSSTLYGFPAAPRPTACDNYFEEFKEVPQSANTLSGLRSASIFQSQASVASGRFLDTSAVEPPPSREEEMVTFGPGARGGDDKPPRHDRAVGTDPYRRTTPV
- the stg1 gene encoding voltage-dependent calcium channel gamma-4 subunit isoform X2 yields the protein MWGGGAQCVHASLPRGARAQPAPTLSGAIASRRPPRPTPPSPTLVAQIDSSVACLWLLTPLSAGTAVVAVLIAVTTNNWLHTQENMLNPAFNGSGKHELVAKHTVSGLWRICHTEPGSTVFHCLDIPYFPLSQYTPDPSDSTTAIPYVVTRSAAPLLLAVLTQAVGALCCVLGHCVKGRRLCTFIAGVLFIISGLIMLTGIVMYISVFKSQVGHKLRYMTFFDTPRMSYSYGYSFGLYISGFVAAELAGTSAIFLFLQWYQKDWITELTEKAKADCRAWDREFAFTDFRERESTLLERRMMKRDTYPPTGSSAATPRERRRFVYDGDDVPHCSIHKNRRINLSSASLKDLSSSTLYGFPAAPRPTACDNYFEEFKEVPQSANTLSGLRSASIFQSQASVASGRFLDTSAVEPPPSREEEMVTFGPGARGGDDKPPRHDRAVGTDPYRRTTPV